A stretch of Paludisphaera borealis DNA encodes these proteins:
- a CDS encoding NfeD family protein, protein MTMLFWPIAFLVIGLLLLIVEVFVPSGGFIGFSALFCVGLSLWHAFQYSTRLGAVFLVVDCAAVPMTAMLAFWLWTHSPMSRKFFLKPPAPDEIGVSHPELNLPLVVGCEGRALSPLRPSGHVEIEGRRYDGLAEEGFIPEGALVRVVRSRSGQLVVRALRRPADVDSSQLGTRASAAAPTEHIASLIEDSP, encoded by the coding sequence ATGACCATGTTGTTCTGGCCGATCGCCTTCCTCGTCATCGGGCTGTTGCTCTTGATCGTCGAAGTTTTCGTGCCGTCGGGCGGTTTCATCGGCTTCAGCGCGCTGTTCTGCGTGGGCCTCAGCCTGTGGCACGCATTCCAGTACTCGACGCGTCTCGGCGCCGTCTTCCTGGTCGTCGATTGCGCGGCGGTCCCGATGACGGCGATGCTGGCGTTCTGGCTCTGGACGCACTCGCCGATGTCGCGCAAGTTCTTTCTCAAGCCCCCCGCGCCTGACGAGATCGGCGTCTCCCATCCTGAATTGAACCTTCCGCTCGTCGTCGGCTGCGAGGGCCGGGCGCTGTCGCCCTTGCGCCCGAGCGGACACGTCGAGATCGAAGGCCGGCGCTACGACGGGTTGGCCGAAGAAGGCTTCATCCCGGAAGGCGCGCTGGTGCGGGTCGTGCGATCACGCTCCGGGCAACTGGTCGTCCGGGCTTTACGACGACCGGCCGACGTCGACTCGTCCCAGCTCGGGACGCGTGCGTCGGCCGCTGCTCCCACCGAACACATCGCTTCTCTCATTGAGGATTCTCCATGA